In Gimesia panareensis, the genomic window GTAGTGATCGATCAACCGATCAATGGGATGCGTGCGGTTGTCAACCGCGGGGGGCAGTTCGGGTCGGCGGGGTTTGAGCGGAGGTTCGTAGGCCTGTTTCCCAAAGGTAAAGCCGGCTTCCCAGGGGAGGTCTTCCGCGACCCACTGTTTGAGCGTGGCAACCTCTTTCTTTGAGAGCCGCGGTTTTCCCTTGGGGGGCATCTGCATTTCCGGATCGTTGGAGGTGACCAGTTCGAGCAGATACGAGGCCCCGGCATCCTTCAGATCCACAAAGCCGGATTCCAGCCAGAGCTGGCGTGTATTCAGCGAAAACGAGCCCTTCGCCTCGCGGCCCCCGTGACAGGCAACACAGTGCTGCTTCAAAATCGGGACCACATCATGCGCGAAGTCAACAGGCTTCGCCTGGAGGGCGGACGCAAGATTGATCTGTAAAACAATCAGTGCGGGAATAACAAATCGTGAAATCATCGGGCGAGCCTGCTGCAGGTGGGAAAATCCGTCTATGAATCAAAGCACTATTATATCACAGAGGGACAGGGGCTCGCAATTTGGTTTCGCAATTCTATGTACCGGATGAACAGTCTAATAAGAGATATTTCCAGCACATATTCCTCAGATCACTGACCAACATACAGGGCATACACCTTGACGGCGTCGGTATCCGGAAACGTCACGCGGAGCGCCAGTTTTTTTCCCTCAGGTAGTGAGCCTGTCTTGCGGGCAGGCCAGACGACTGGGGTGCGCGTGCCGGGCTGAGTGATGCGGGCCGCCTGGTCACCCGAATATCCGGGCAGCGGGCGGTCGAATTCATCGAGCAGTTCAACCGTCAACGGTGTCTCTTTGCTGACACCTTCCACGTTCACAGAGAGTTTTAATGCCCCTTCCGTTTCGAAGTCCGTGGTCACGAAATGCGCGGCATTGTTTTCGATCTGGCGGGAGAGATAACCAAAGCCGTCCCGTCGCAGTGTGGCCAGACCGATCTCCATGTTCTTCAGTTTGCCGCCGGTATCCCAGTGGGAATACCAGATCATCGTCTGGTCTCCCTTATTGACAAAGGCGTGTCCCTGCAGCAGGGCGATGTCGTCCCATTCCCCAGGTTTGCCCCGGGCAATCACCGGGTGATCGGGCACCGGTTCGCGGAAGTGGATGCCGTCATCGCTGACGATCAGTCCCAGGTCGACGCTGACGCCGGTATTCCAGTAGCGACCGTCTTTGGGTTTCTCGGGCGCATCCTGCCACATCCCGTAGAGGCCGACCAGCACATTGCCGCGATTCCAGATGCCGGCTCCCATGTGTGTCTGCTGGCCGGGAATCGGCGTCGCCGTCAACTGCCCCGGCCGGGCAAACGAGAGTGCCTTGGCGCGGGACCAGTGGTCAAAGTCGGGCGAGCGATAGGTGAGCATCACACGACCGATCTTCGAACCATCCATCCGCCAGGTCCAGGGGGTAATCAACTGGCCGCTGGCGTAATAGAAGTTGCCGTAGCGATAGAGGCTGGAGACTTCAAAACGTTCGCCGCCCGCATTCATCGGGCGATCGCCGACCACGTTCCAGGTCAGGCCGTCCGCGCTGGTCGCGCAGATGAAAGCCCCCCAGCGACGTTCGTCGGGACCAATCTTACTGCGTCCCCCCTTCACATCGGCAAAGGGGGGATGCGCGATATAGGCACACTTATATCTTCGCTCTGGATCGGGATCGCGGGGGTCATACAGGACCGTCAGGAAATCGTTGACCTTCGCCAGCGAGGGAACCTGCGACTTGATTAAACAAATATTGTTCTGTTTGTTGCCGTTGAACTCGACCAGATTCAGTTGCGGTTTGGTCCAGTGGATGCCGTCGTCACTTTCGGCATAACACATGGGACGCCACCAGCCCGGTGCCTGCCCGCTTTTGATGGCGGTCTCGAACATCCCCAGGTACCACATGCGAAACTTGCCGTCGATATAGAGCACGCTGCCGTACAGAATCGCATGCCCGTGATCGGGGGCGCCTTCGGGTCCACGACGCAGCACCGGATTGGCGGGATGTTTCTGCGCCGTCTGGGGCGTCAGCGCCAGATTGTTGCGCCAGGGAATCGCGCGATCGTCGAAGGAGAAGAAAACCGCTTCTTCGACGGCTGGCCCCCGTGCGACAGAGACTTTGCCCGGCGATTGAGCCGACAGAGTGGAGGGCAGGCAAACGCCCATCAGCAGGGTTAACAGAACGGCGGGTACATGATTCTGTAGACGAAAAACTCGAGGGGCGTGCATGTTGGTTCTTTCGTGTTCAGGCAGGTTCATCAGGGGAGCAGCGACTGGATGCGCGGGGACTCCAGTTCTGATTTGGGGATCGTGGACTGTTTTAATTTTGCCAGATCGGCACCGCAGCCGGTCACTTTGGAGAGATCGGTCAACCATTCCGACTCCTGTTCCTGGCCGGTCTGCTGCTGAAACTTCCCGAACTCTTCCGGTTTGAAATAAGTTTGATCGAGTCGCAGGCTCTGCAACTGGTAACGGTTACGGTCGCCGGCCCATTTGACGTCTTTCCAGATCGACATCTCCGTGGTTAACGGCTCAGCAGCGCGGGGGACATTCAGATATTCATACTCTGCTTCCTCAAGCTGTTCCGCGATCGCACCCACGATGAGCGAGTCAAAAAGTTTCACTTCGCCGCCGGTCGCCTGGAAGTTGAGGCCCATCAGCGTGACATGACTGGCATCCAGAATGGAATTGCGGGAGATACGGACTTCATTCTTTCCCCGCACCCGCCGGATGAAGACATTGTTCATCTTCAATGTGCAGGGCGTTTTGGCTTCCGTGCGGCCGGTCAGCATCAGCGTGCGGACTGCCGAAGAAAGCACGACCGCGTTGGTCAGTTCATAACGCCCTGTATCCAGAAAATAGAGATCGAAGCCGAGGCAGTCGCGGATAAAGACCCGGTTATAGCTGGTCCGGCTGGCGCCGGTATCACAGATGCCGGTCGAATTTCCGATCGATACAAAGCCGTCGACTTTGTACTCGGCAGTTTCGTGAGCACTGATCCCGTCATCGCCGCACTCGATGGCCCGGATATTCTCGAACAGCACGTCTTCGCAATGCCCGTGGATATTGAATCCGTCGTTGTAGGGATGCGTGCAGGTCAGATTGCGGATCACCAGATGTGCGTTGTAATTCTCTTTCGAGCCGCCAAACTGCACGCCCGCGGAACGGACGGGAACACGAATATTCTGTTCGCTGAGCTGAGCACCTGAGGAGACTTTCAGATAGAATGACCCTTTGCCCCGGAGCGGCTCCACATTCGTGGTTCCCTCTTTGACGAACGTCCATTCGCCGGGTTGCAGGTCCTCCGGTTGTTTGAGTTCGTGGCTGGGGCCTTTGGAGGTGCGTCCCATGTGGACCATCTTACCATTCCAGACGAAAAACCAACGCTGCAGGATGGCGGCATTGACCGCGGGCAGGAGTTTTTCACAGCGATAGAGGTCCGGTTTGACTTCCTTCCATTGTGTGATGTCCAGGGGATCGGAACCTTCCAGCGTCGCGCCATGCCCGTCCAGGATAATCGGCTTGCCCGGCTCTCCCCGTTTGCCGTAGAAGCCCGCGTATTCGTAATAGACTTTGGGCTGGAGGTGAATCGTGTCACCGGGCTCAGCAATGCGAATCGCCTGCCGGATGGTTTTGAGTGGCCCCTCTGTGGAGGCATCATTACCCTGATCCGGATCGACGTGGATATCACGGGCCACCGCGGTACTGGAGATCAGCAGCAGCAACGCCAGTCCGAGAATCAGTTCCCCTGCCCGGCAACGAGACTGAAATTTCTGATTTCGATTCTGTATTGATTTCAATCTGTATCGGTGTGAGATCATTTGCATTGGATTATTCCCTGTATTGAGCACTGGCGGGTCTGCACTTCAGTTATTAGGTTTGTTTTCCAGCCAGAAACGGGATTGCATCTGCATCATCGTGCGAGCCCGGTTGGAATCGCGATCCCGGATCGCAGCCGCGAGCTCCTGATGTTCCCAGATCATCCGTTCTCCCGTGGCGACGTCGGACTGATAATCCTGATAGGCGGAATCAAAAAAGTTGACCAGCACCCGCTGCATGCCGGCAATCAGATGGGATGATGTCATCTGGAGCAGCAGCGTGTGAAACGCAATATCGAGTTCGGAAATCTGTTCGGGGCGCTCGCTGCGGATGGCGCCTGCCATCTCGCCTGCGAGATCACAGAGCTGCTGACACTGTTCATCGCTGCCGTTGCGGATCGCCAGATCGACGGCCCCCATCTCGACCACGTAACGCAGCATCGCGAGTTCGGCGATGTCCTGATCGGAATCGAATAACGAGGGGAGTCCCAACTGCAGAAGGCGAAGGGGATCGGGACGGCGGACAATTAACCCCAGACGTTTACGGGCTTCGAGCAGGCCAATCGCGACCAGCCGGCTGACCGCTTCCCGGGCAACGGTCCGCGAGACGCCATACTCTTCAGCGAGGTCCGCTTCGGTCATGAAAAAGGCCCCGTCCATGAGCCGATCCGCCTGAATGCGGGCCCGAATCCGCTCGGCGAGCTCATCGGACTGGGTCAACTGAGGACTGGTTCCTGTAGACATATATGCTATTTATTCCCACTTTTTGAAGACAATTCAGTTCCATTCCGTCATTATATCTCATTTAATAGTATCTGATCTCAATTCGATGTCAAACCTTTTTTGGAATTCTCGCATGCATGTCCTGCCTGATTTGGCCGCATTACAGCGTTTTGACACACCCACCATCTGTAATGCGATTGAACTGTTCGAGGTGCGTCCCCGGACCGCCGGTTACATGAACCGGGAGATCGCGGCCTGTTTTCCGGAACTGCCTCCCATGGTGGGCTACGCGGTGACTACGACGTTCCGCTCCTCTGCACCGGCGGGAGCAGACATCGATCCCGGGGTCTCGTCCCGGCTGATCAGTTCGTTTGCTGACCTGCCCGGTCCGGCGGTGGTCGTCTTCCAGGACCTGGACGATCCACCCACGGGGGCTACGTTCGGGGACGGGATGTGTCTGACCTACAAAACCTTCGGCGCGGTCGGGTTGATCACCTCGGGGGCTGCCCGCGATATCGATAATGTGCGGGCGCTGCAGTTCCCCTGTTTCAGCAATGGAGTGATGAGCGGCCACGGTTACTGTCACTTTGAAGAGACCGGCATTCCCGTAGAGGTCGGCGGCTTGACGATCCGCCCCGGCGACTTACTGCACGGCGACTGTAACGGCGTGGTGACGATCCCCACGGAAATCGCAGCCGCGGTCCCCTACGCCTGTGAGCAGTATCTGAAGTATGAAGCGATCGTGCTGGACCCGCTCCGCGCAGGACGCGCCGACCTGACGAAGCACCAGCAAAACATTCAGGAGATGCAGGCCCGCCTGGCAGAACTGAAGCTTGAACTCAAGGCGATGATCGAACCGTAAGCATCTCAGATTTTATGATTAACAGAACCGTTTCAGTCTGCCCGGCCGACCCAGCGGCGGGCCACCTCTGAGAGGTCGGGCTCTTCTCCTTCGGGTGCTTCAAAATAATAGTGCTCCAGTCGCGAGATGGAGCTGCCCAGTTCCTGTTTACCTGCCGGGCTCAGACCGTTTTTGCGTTCGATGTCCTTGAGCAGCCCCAGCACGGTGAACGGCGTAATCTGCTCGGGCATCTGGTAGCGGGCAGTGGACACCGTTTGTGTTTTTCGCGTGACCAGTTTGAAGGCGACTCCCAGTAACAGGAGCAGCGCGACGCCGCCTACGATGGGCAGCAGCCAGGAACGTTCCGGAGTGCCGTATTCCTGCTGCAGCATGATTTCCGGATCGACGGAGACGAGGTCGGCATCATCGAACCGCTGGTAGGTCACTTCATGCGCTTCATTTTTCGGTAGCCCGAAGGAGAACGCTTCCGGATGCTTCGTGAGATCCGGGCGGGCTTCCATGGAGACCATCCAGATTCGTTCGGAATCGATGGCATTTCCCGGCGCGGTTTTATCAAACTGGGAGACAGAGACACCTTCGTTCTCAATCCCGGT contains:
- a CDS encoding glycoside hydrolase family protein — its product is MHAPRVFRLQNHVPAVLLTLLMGVCLPSTLSAQSPGKVSVARGPAVEEAVFFSFDDRAIPWRNNLALTPQTAQKHPANPVLRRGPEGAPDHGHAILYGSVLYIDGKFRMWYLGMFETAIKSGQAPGWWRPMCYAESDDGIHWTKPQLNLVEFNGNKQNNICLIKSQVPSLAKVNDFLTVLYDPRDPDPERRYKCAYIAHPPFADVKGGRSKIGPDERRWGAFICATSADGLTWNVVGDRPMNAGGERFEVSSLYRYGNFYYASGQLITPWTWRMDGSKIGRVMLTYRSPDFDHWSRAKALSFARPGQLTATPIPGQQTHMGAGIWNRGNVLVGLYGMWQDAPEKPKDGRYWNTGVSVDLGLIVSDDGIHFREPVPDHPVIARGKPGEWDDIALLQGHAFVNKGDQTMIWYSHWDTGGKLKNMEIGLATLRRDGFGYLSRQIENNAAHFVTTDFETEGALKLSVNVEGVSKETPLTVELLDEFDRPLPGYSGDQAARITQPGTRTPVVWPARKTGSLPEGKKLALRVTFPDTDAVKVYALYVGQ
- a CDS encoding FadR/GntR family transcriptional regulator → MSTGTSPQLTQSDELAERIRARIQADRLMDGAFFMTEADLAEEYGVSRTVAREAVSRLVAIGLLEARKRLGLIVRRPDPLRLLQLGLPSLFDSDQDIAELAMLRYVVEMGAVDLAIRNGSDEQCQQLCDLAGEMAGAIRSERPEQISELDIAFHTLLLQMTSSHLIAGMQRVLVNFFDSAYQDYQSDVATGERMIWEHQELAAAIRDRDSNRARTMMQMQSRFWLENKPNN
- a CDS encoding RraA family protein, coding for MHVLPDLAALQRFDTPTICNAIELFEVRPRTAGYMNREIAACFPELPPMVGYAVTTTFRSSAPAGADIDPGVSSRLISSFADLPGPAVVVFQDLDDPPTGATFGDGMCLTYKTFGAVGLITSGAARDIDNVRALQFPCFSNGVMSGHGYCHFEETGIPVEVGGLTIRPGDLLHGDCNGVVTIPTEIAAAVPYACEQYLKYEAIVLDPLRAGRADLTKHQQNIQEMQARLAELKLELKAMIEP